The following are from one region of the Aquirufa lenticrescens genome:
- a CDS encoding nucleotidyltransferase family protein translates to MTAENLDKIASYFLEKAQIKRAWLFGSHARGTQAPTSDIDIQIQVFKNTPFTLFDLAEIQQDLSQLLTSEVDLVMLGAPLKSIAKQLNHDKILIYENLHPKLERANRAHSASH, encoded by the coding sequence ATGACAGCGGAAAATCTCGATAAAATCGCCTCCTACTTCCTTGAAAAAGCGCAAATCAAACGCGCCTGGCTCTTTGGCTCCCACGCCCGTGGCACCCAAGCGCCCACCAGCGACATCGACATTCAGATCCAAGTTTTCAAAAACACCCCGTTTACCTTGTTTGACCTAGCCGAGATCCAACAAGACCTCTCCCAGCTTCTCACTTCAGAGGTCGACCTAGTCATGCTAGGCGCCCCATTAAAGAGCATTGCAAAACAACTTAACCACGACAAAATTTTAATTTATGAAAACCTCCACCCCAAGCTCGAAAGAGCGAATCGAGCACATTCTGCTAGCCATTAA